Part of the Halopenitus persicus genome is shown below.
CCGCCTGGAACATCCGCTCTACGACTATCCGATCAACTGTCCGATGAACGTCGGAACGGCGCAGGTCGGCGACTGGGTCTCGAACGTGCCGGCGACCGCCACGGCGCAGTTCCGGATCGGCTTCCTCCCCGGCGAGACGCTCGCGGCGGTGGAACGGGAGTACGAGGACCGCCTCGAGGCGGTCGTCGCTGATGACGAGTGGCTGTCGGCGCATCCGCCGTCCTTCGAGCGTCGTTCGATCCACTTCGAACCCGCCGAGCAGGACCCGGAGGCACCCATCGTCCGCGCGATGCAGTCGGCGCTGGGTGAGGCCGGATACGAGGACGTCGATCCGGTCGGGAAGACGTACAGCTCCGACTCGCGATTCTACATCGAGGCCGGGATCCCGAGCGTCATCTTCGGTCCCGGAACCATCGACCAGGCCCACTTCCCGAACGAGTCGATCGAATGGGACGACGTCCTCGCCGCGGGCGACGTGCTCGCGGCGGCGTGTCGTCGGTTCCTGGCCGGCGAGGTGTAACGCTGCTCCTGGCCGGCGAGGCGTAACGCTGCTCCTGATCAGCGAGGCGTGACGTCGGTCTCAGGGGACATCCCGTCTGGATCCTTCAGAAATGTTTATATAGGTGGTTCGTGTCGGAGGTTGATATGGGGTCACAGAGCGGTCAGTTCATGCCAGCGGTATCGCGATTCATCGGCGAGGAGACGCCGGAGCTCGTCGAGGGACACGGGGCGACGGTGGTCGACGCCGACGGGAACGAGTACGTCGACTTCTTCGCCCAGCACGCGGCGATGTCCCACGGCTATTCCCATCCCGAGGTCGTCTCGGCGGTGACCGAACAGACGGAGCGGCTCAACTTCAGCGCCTACGACTTCCCGACGGAGCCGAGCAGGCGACTCACCGAACGCCTGGCCGAGGTGGCGCCCGGCGATCTCGAGCGGTCCTACTTCGTCAACTCCGGGTCGGAGGCCGTCGAGGTGGCGCTCACGCTCGCCCGTCGCGCGACGGGCAACCACGAGTTCCTCGCCCTCGGTGAGGCCTTCCACGGCCGAACGTACGGCGCGCGCTCGCTCGTCGGGTGGTCTGGATATCGGGAGGGATTCGGTCCGTTCCTCCCGTCGGTCACCCACGTACCCTCCTACAACTGCGAGGAGTTCCCGGGGGGAGAACCCGAGACCGGCGCCGAGTACGCGGACATCCTGGAGTACGTCCTCGAGTACCAGGTCTCCGACGTCGCCGCCTTCATCGCCGAGCCGATGTTCGGAACGGCGGGCAACATCCCGGCTCCGGAGGGATACTTCAAGCGTGTGAAGGAGATCTGCGACGACCACGGCATCCTCTTCATCGCCGACGAGGTGATCACGGGGTTCGGCCGGACCGGGAAGCCGTTCGGGATCGACCACTACGACGTCGAGCCCGACGTGATGACCACGGCGAAGGCGCTCGGCGGCGGGATGCCGATCGGCGCGACGATCGCGACGCCCGAGGTCGCCGACGCCTTCGAGAGCATGGATTACTTCTCGACGTTCGGCGGCAATCCCGTCGCCACGGCAGCCGGGCTCGCCAGCCTCGACGTCTTCGAGGATGAGGACCTCGCCGGAAACGCGGCCGAGGCCGGCGAGTACCTCCTGGACCGGCTGCACGATCTGCAGTCGTCGTATCCGTTCATCGGAGAGATCCGCGGTCGCGGCCTGTTGATCGGGGTCGACCTCGTCGACCCGGACGACGGGTCCCCGCTCGCGAAGGACCACAGCATCGATCTCCGCCGTGACGCGATCGATCGAGGGCTGATCCTGCCGGCCGGACAGGGATGGAACGGGAACACCATCCGGATCAACCCGCCGCTCGTCATCGACGACGACGAGATCGACCGCGGCGTCGCCGTGATGGACGAGTGTTTCGAGCTGTTGGCCGACCGGCTCGCGTAGCCGGACCAGCCGCCACCCACCCTTTTCAGGACGTCGCGGTTCGTGCACCCGTCGGTCGTGTAGCGACACGTGCATCGTCCCGTGCACCCGGGCAGAGCGGACGCCGAGTCGCTCGTTCGGTGACCGTGCCGCCCGCTGTACGAGGAGCCACGGGCCCTCGAAACGCTCCGCTCGGCCGCCGAATGTCGTTTTGCGGGACTCAAAAATCGGCCATGTTTTGGCTCGTTTCCGCGGTCGAATCGATCGACTATCACACGGATATGTCTGTAATCCATCCGCAGATATTTTGTCCCTCACAAAACCCGATCCCGGGAGGAATAGTCGTGGGTGAAACACCAACGAACGGTCGTTTTTAAGCACATATTCCAACGAACTCACACTGATATCGGCTTGTTTATATACTATATTTATAAATATAAACCCACATAATGCATATTTATGTACTTTATATCGCAAAATATCTCCAAAATTTTCACTGAGTGGCTAGTAATGAAATGTTTTAAAAATATAGTCTTGGATTTAGTTCCGTGATTTCTGGGCAGGTATCGTGGAAGAATGACTAATCCCGTTGGAGAACACACCGGCACCGAGTCGGGACTGCCTCCCGTCCGCATCTCGTCCCGTCCACGGCCGTTCCGTCGTCCGCATCTCGTCCCGTCCACGACCGTTCCGTCGTCCGCATCTCGTCCCGTCCGTTCGGCGGTACGGTGATGATCGACTCACCGACGAGGACCAACTATTTGCCGGTCGGGCCCCCTTGTGGCACGTAATGGACGCTCGTGGGGGGGACCGTGCACAGTCGATGCAGATCGGAGCGATCCTGCTGTTCGGCTTCCTGATCGTGAGCATCTCGGTGATGCAGGCGACGGTGATCCCCGACCAGAACCGGCAGGTCGAGTTCGCGGCCTACCAGGAGGCGGCGGCCGATCTCACCGACGTTCGCAACGACGTCCTCGCTGCCGCCGGTCGGGACGCGACCGCCGGCACGACGGTGAACACCGGCGTCGACTATCCGAACCGGCTGCTGTTCGTCAATCCCGGTCCGCCCCCGAACCGGTTGTCGACGACCGACGAGCGGACGATCACGATCGAGAACATGCAGGCGGTCGACGGCGAGCCCGGGAACGTCCGGACGTTCGTCGAATCGAACGTCGACGGACGCACCGCCACGACGCGTGACCTCCGGTTCGATCCGGACTACAACGTCTTCACGGGCCAGCCGATGGTCGTCACCGGACAGGAGGCGTATCGCGTCGCCGGGAGCCGACCGATACCGATGGCGAGCCAGACGTTGCTTCGGGACGACCGGATCCGGATCACCCTGCTCCGCGGGGACGTCGACGCCGGCGGATCGAGCGTCAGCCTCACCGCGGAGACGACCAGCGCCGCGACGGGAACCGTGGTCGTCACGGGGTCGCAAGACGGACGGAATGACATCGAACTCCGGCTCCAGCCCCCCGCCGGCGTGGACGCTGCCGAGTGGGCTGCGACCACGGGTACGCGGCTCGAGTCGTCGAACGACCGGGTCCTCGACGTCGCGGCGACCGGCGGAAACGTCGTGGTCACGCTCGACGGCACGCGTCGGTATCGGCTCCGGACCGCGGTCGTGACCCTCCGGGACGGCGACGATGGCGGGAACGCGAACGGCGATCCCGATCCCGCCTACGTGACGACCGTCCTCGGACAGAGTCGAGTCGTCCCGCCCGACACGGAACTCCCGGTCGTGGTCGAGGTTCGCGACCGGCACAACAATCCGGTGGGCGGCGCCACGGTGGATTTCACCGTCACCAACGGCGGATCCGTCGTCGGCCCCTCGACCATCTCCACGAACGCCGCGGGCCGTGCGGAGGTCGTCTTCACCGGCCCGGATCCGAACACGGAGTACACCGTGACGGCGACGATCCTGGACGGGTCGGAGACGTACGAGTCGGCGTCATACGAGATCCAGGTCACGCAGGGACCGCGAGGGGGCGGTCCTGAGAACAACCCGGGGAAGGGGAACCAGGGATAGGGGAACGACTAGAGCGGAGATCAGCGATCGTGGCTGAACGCTCCACCGGGAAGCACCGTATGCAACTGGCGTCCCGGGGTGGCGGTTCAGCGTTCGCGGTCGAGACGCCGAACGGCCGGTCAATGGTGCGCCGTCAGTCCTCTTCGACGACTTCCGGGTCCTGGATCGCCGACTGCAGCGAGTCGAGGCCGTTGACCCACTCGGAGACGAGGCCGTACTCGATGCTCTCCACGAGGTCGATGTCGAGCCGGTCGCCGTCGATCACGCGCGTGCCGGCCTGCACGACGTATCCGAGGGCCGCATCGAGGTCCTCGTCGGCCTCGGCGTCGGCGGCCGCGCCGATGTACTCGTCGAGGTCGCCTTCGACGACGCCGCCGACGACGTACTCCTCGGCCGCGTAGAAGACGGGGACCAGCGAGGTCTGGACGCCGTCGATCAGCATCGTCTTGTCCTCGTCGTCGAAGTCGACCTCGGTGAGCACGATCCCGCGGACGTCCTCGAGCTCCTCGAGCGCACGGTCCTCGTCGATCCGGCCGTCCTCGTACGCCGAGAGGACCTTGGCGACGGCGATCGCGGCGTCGTCCTGAAGGTTGATCAGCAGGCGGGCGGAGTCCTCGCTTTCGGGATCAAGCTCCTCCTCCTCGATCCGGGAGATCCAGTTCTGCCAGCGTTCTTCGGAGTAGAAGGTCTCTACGGCCTCGTCGGCGTCCTCGGTCATGTGACAACTGTCTCGTGGCCCACTCAAATGCCTTTCCTATCGTGCGGACACGCGAGAATCGATGACACGGCGGCGCCGGCGACTCCCGGGACGGTCACCGACCGGAACGGGGCCGGCGGCGGATCGTCCGCCTGGCTGACGATGCCGGCGGTCGGAGCCGGGGCTGGAACCTTCAAGTGCGGCCCCCGAGTCGGTCGGGTATGGACCTCTACGAGGCGGTCGCGGATCTCCCGGTCACGATCGAGAACGAGCGCCGGACGCGACATCGTGCCGACACCACGAGCGGCTTCGAGCGCGTCACCACGGAGATCGCGCTATCGGGGCGCGGCGAGACCGGCCGCGGCGAGGACGTCACCTACGAGACGGCGGATCACGAGGCGTTCGCCGACGCGCCCGCGGTCGGGATAGAGGGCGAGTGGACGGTCGACTCGCTGTCGGACCGGCTCGCCGAGATCGACCTCTTCGAAACGAAGCCGCCCGAGCGCGAGGGGTTTCGCGCGTACCGCCGGTGGGCCTACGAGAGCGCCGCCCTCGATCTGGCCCTCCGACAGGCCGACGCCGACCTCGCGAGCGTGCTCGATCGGGCGCTCGACCCGGCTCGGTTCGTCGTCTCGACCCGGCTCGGCGACCCGCCGAGTGCCGACCGCGTCGCGCGGCTGCTCGAGACGGACCCCGACCTGGAGTTCAAGCTCGACCCGACGCCGGACTGGACCGCCGACCTCGTCGAGACGCTCGTCGAGACCGACGCCGTCCGGGTGCTCGATTTAAAAGGGTGGTACGAGGGAACCGACGTCGACGTCCCGGCCGACCCCGAGCTCTACGACCGCGTCCTCGAGGCGTTCCCGGCGGCGGTCGTCGAGGACGCCGCGTTCACCGACGACACGCACGACAGACTGGCGGGGGCTGCCGAGCGGCTCTCGTTCGATTACCCCGTGACCGACCTCGAGAGTCTCCGGTCCCTGCCGGTCGATCCGGGCTGGTGTAACGTCAAGCCGTCCCGGTTCGGCTCGATCCGGTCGCTGTTCGAGACGGTCGAGTACTGTCGCGGGAACGGGATCCGGTGTTACGGCGGCGGGCAGTTCGAGCTCGGCGTCGGCCGCGGACAGATACAGGTCCTGGCGTCGCTTCTGTATCCCGACGGACCCAACGACGTGGCGCCGCGCGCGTTCAACGACCCGGACGCGTCGCCGCCGTACCCCACGAGCCCGATCGCGATCGACGACCTCGAGGGGTTCCGCCGGCAGCGATGACCGCGGGAGCGCTCGGCCGCGTCTGGGGCGACCCGTACCGGCGACGGTGGATCCTGTGGGGGATCCTCGCGGCGTCGTTCCTCCTCGTGAGCCTCTACCGGCTGTCGACCGCGGTGCTGGCCGCGGACCTGATGCGCGCGCTCTCGATGAGCGGCGCCCAGCTCGGCACCCTGCACGCGGTCTTCTTCCTCGTCTACTCGCTGCTGCAGCTGCCGACCGGGATCCTCGTCGACCGGTTCGGCCCGCGGCTGACCGCCGCCGCCGGCGCCGCGGTGATGAACCTCGCGGCGGTCTGGTTCGCGCTGGCGGGCAGTTACGCGACGGCGCTTGCCGCCCGGTTCCTGATCGGCCTCGGCGGCAGCCTGATCTTCGTGGCGGTGCTGCGCTTCTGTGCGAACTGGTACCGCCCGGACGAGTTCGGCACGATGAGCGGCCTCTCGTTCGCCGTCGGCGGCGCGGGTGGCCTCCTCGCCACCACGCCGCTGGCGGTCGTCGTCTCGGCGGCCGGCTGGCGGACGACGATGGCGGTCCTCGGCGTCGCCGGGATCGCGGTCGCGGCCGTGCTCCTGCTTCTCGTCCGCGACACGCCGTCCGCGGCCGGGTTCTCCGCCATCACCGAGGCGTCGGCACATGACCGCCCGTCGACGGCCGAGGTCGGCCGCTACGCCGCGCGCGTCCTCTCGGACCGCTGGGCGTGGGCCGTCGCGCTGCTGTTGTACTGCACCGGCGGCGTGCAGCTGACGCTGATCGGCCTGTGGGGGATCCCCTACGTGGTCCAGGTCTACGACGTCTCGGTGACGACCGCCTCGACGATCACTCTCCTTGGCGGCATCGGAACGGCGGTCGGCCCGCCGGCGTTCGGGTGGCTCTCGGACCGGACCGGGGTCCGGACGCCGGTCGTGGTCGCCGCGGCGGTCGTCCACACCGCCGCGTTGGCCACCGTCGCGGCGGTCGGCGACCCGCCGTTTTTCGTCGTCGGCGCGGTCTTTCTCACGCTCGGCGGCCTCGTCGGCGCCTTCGTGCTCACGTATCCGATGGTCAGAGCACGGTACGACGACCGCGCGAGCGGGGTCGCGCTCGGGGCGATCAACGGCGCCTCCTTCTTCGGCGCCGCCACCTTCCCCACGCTGATGGGGACGGCCCTCGACGCCTACTGGACCGGCGAGCTGCTCGACGGGGTTCGCGTGTACACGATGACCGGCTACCGCGTGGCGTTCGCGATCGGCGCGGTCGCGGGCGTGATCGCCATCGGCTGTGCGACGTGGCTCCATCGGACCGCGGGCAAGTGAGATCGCAGGACGAGCGACGTTCTGCGGGAGAATCCGGCGGCCGCCAAGTTCCCTACCGGGCGAGGGGCATATTGTAGCTCGTCTCCGCGGCCATAACGTGCTCCCAGGTCCGCTCGCACTCGCAGTCGACCTGCTCGAAGACGCTCGGGTCCTGCCGGAGGTCGAAGTCCTTGATCGCCGTCTGCACGCGGTCGTCACACTCCCCGCAGTTGTGCGCGCCGCGGTCGGAACCGTGGCCGACCGGGTCCGAGACCACGATCGCGTCGACGTCTGCCGTTTCCCCGAGGATATGAGCGACGCTCCAGAGCCACGGCGGACGGTAGCCGCCCTCGAAGAACAGCTCGTCGACCATCGTGTACCGCTGGACGTTACACGGGTTCATCGAGACGGTGTGACAGCCCTCGACGGCCGCACAGCGCCGGATCGACGCGATCATGTCGTCGACGGCCTCCGGCTCCGCGAGGAAGGGCGGCTTCAACAGGAGGTACGCCTTCACGCCCGCGCTGACGCCGTCGGCGTCGGCGTCGACAGAACGGACCTCCTCGCAGGCGGCCTCGAAGTCCGCGAACTCGAAGTACTTGTTCACGCAGTCCCGGCGCACGCGGTCGGTCGCCGTCTCGAGCCCGATCGCGACGTCGGTCGAGAGGCCGACGTCGGTGAAGTCGCTGACGGCCTCGGCGGTGACGAAGTCCGGCAGGGACTCGACGACGATCCGGTCGCGGTCGGCGAACGTTTCGGCGATCGCCGCGCGCGTCTCGGCGGGGACCTCCCGCTCGTCGAGGAACGACCCGGAGGTGTAGATCTTGACCAGCCCGGAGGGCTCGTCGGCGTTGGTCCGCTCGTGGTCCAGGCAGACGTCGATCTGGTCCAGCAGCGCCTCGTGCGTGACGCTGCCGCCCTCGACGGACTCGGCGACGTAGCCGCACATCGTACAGCCGCCGGCGCGGGCCCATCGGCAGCCGCCGGTGTTGAGGATGATCGTCAGCGACTGGCGGACGCCGTCGGGGGTGTTGTCCTCGTCGATCCACACCCGCGTCGGCTCGTGGGGGTCGTACGTCTCGTCCCGCTCGGCGCGGACCTCGCGCATCACCGCGTTGTGCGCGTCCATCCCGCGCCCCTGCTCGAAGGCCTCGGGGGTCGGCGTGCTCATTATGGATCCCTCGGGGACCGGCGCGTAAATCCGCTTCGTCCGGCGGTCGACGCGCGGCCCGCGGACGATCCGGGGGCGAACGATCCGGGGGAAGATTGATTACGGAGACCGACCGATCGCCGAACATGGTCCCCCACCCCGACACGCAGACCGGCAGCGACGCGAGCGCCGACGCCGACGACCGCGGCTGCCCCAAGTGCGGCCACGACGAGACCGAGGTCGGCACGATCTCCACGACCGGCGGCGGCCTCTCGAAGATGTTCGACATCCAGACGAACAGCTTCACGGTGGTCTCGTGCACCGACTGCGGCTACTCGGAGCTCTATCGCGACGCCACCTCCGGCGCGAGCGACGTCGTCGACGTCTTCCTCGGGTGATTCCGACCGCGGCGGTCGTCGCGGTCATCCCCGTATGCGATCGTCGCGAGACGATGGACGGGAGAGCCGCCGAGCGCGCCGCTCGGCGTGATCGCGACGTCGAGAACTGGTGACGCCCGTCATCGTTCGCCCGACGGCGATTTCGCCGATCGTTCGTCCGATTGATGTGGTTATTTCACACGTTCTCAGTGATGATATAGCCATTGTTACCCATAATATTAAGTGCGGAGAGCGGATCACATACCCAACGAATGGTCTCCAGCACCGTGGAAGCTGATGTCGAGGCCGTGCTTGCATCGGCGACCGCCGACGGCGACGAGGACCTCCTCGTCGTCAATCCCTCCATCGAGACGATCGAAGCGATCGTCTCCGCCGGCATGGACGGCGAGACGACCGACATCCCCGACGTTCGACTGCTCGTCGAGGAGCGAACGATCAAGGACGCGACCGACGGCTTTCTGCTCGCCTCGAAGGCGGCGGCGCTGGTCGACCGTCGGATCCTGACGATCCGGACGCCGGAGGTGGATCTCTCGACGACCCTGCTCGTCTCGGCGGACCGCGTCGCCGCGCTCGTCGAGGCGACCGACGGGATCGGCGTGCTCTCGACGACCGACGAGGCGTTCCGCGAGTCCGTCGGGGACGCCTACCGCGCCCGGTTCGCCGACGCGGCGGACTACCGGCTTCGAACGCCGGCGCTCGACCGCGTTCGCGAGACGATGGACGAGGCGCTCGGCGAGGAGCCCCGCGCCGACTTCGAGGCGATGCTCGAGGCGATCGACGGGACCGACCTCGCCGACCGCCTCGACGCGGTCGCCGTCGCGCTGCTCGTGGCCGCGAAACACGGCGTCCTGCTGTACGACCTCTCGAAGTGGGGCGAGGACGTCGGGATCGCCTCGAAGGCGACCTTCTCGCGCACGAAGACGGACCTCGAGGACCACGGCGTGATCGACACCGAGAAGGTGCCGATCGACGTCGGCCGTCCCCGCCTCAGGCTCCAACTCGGGTCGGACCGGCTCCGGGACCGGTCGATCGAGGGGCTCGCGTCGGCCGCGGCGGAGCTGCTCGAGTGACGCCGGCGCCGGCGTCCGGAGGCCCAAAGACGGTGGCTGTGCCGGCGTCCGGAGCCGC
Proteins encoded:
- a CDS encoding MFS transporter is translated as MTAGALGRVWGDPYRRRWILWGILAASFLLVSLYRLSTAVLAADLMRALSMSGAQLGTLHAVFFLVYSLLQLPTGILVDRFGPRLTAAAGAAVMNLAAVWFALAGSYATALAARFLIGLGGSLIFVAVLRFCANWYRPDEFGTMSGLSFAVGGAGGLLATTPLAVVVSAAGWRTTMAVLGVAGIAVAAVLLLLVRDTPSAAGFSAITEASAHDRPSTAEVGRYAARVLSDRWAWAVALLLYCTGGVQLTLIGLWGIPYVVQVYDVSVTTASTITLLGGIGTAVGPPAFGWLSDRTGVRTPVVVAAAVVHTAALATVAAVGDPPFFVVGAVFLTLGGLVGAFVLTYPMVRARYDDRASGVALGAINGASFFGAATFPTLMGTALDAYWTGELLDGVRVYTMTGYRVAFAIGAVAGVIAIGCATWLHRTAGK
- a CDS encoding aspartate aminotransferase family protein, yielding MPAVSRFIGEETPELVEGHGATVVDADGNEYVDFFAQHAAMSHGYSHPEVVSAVTEQTERLNFSAYDFPTEPSRRLTERLAEVAPGDLERSYFVNSGSEAVEVALTLARRATGNHEFLALGEAFHGRTYGARSLVGWSGYREGFGPFLPSVTHVPSYNCEEFPGGEPETGAEYADILEYVLEYQVSDVAAFIAEPMFGTAGNIPAPEGYFKRVKEICDDHGILFIADEVITGFGRTGKPFGIDHYDVEPDVMTTAKALGGGMPIGATIATPEVADAFESMDYFSTFGGNPVATAAGLASLDVFEDEDLAGNAAEAGEYLLDRLHDLQSSYPFIGEIRGRGLLIGVDLVDPDDGSPLAKDHSIDLRRDAIDRGLILPAGQGWNGNTIRINPPLVIDDDEIDRGVAVMDECFELLADRLA
- a CDS encoding Ig-like domain-containing protein — translated: MDARGGDRAQSMQIGAILLFGFLIVSISVMQATVIPDQNRQVEFAAYQEAAADLTDVRNDVLAAAGRDATAGTTVNTGVDYPNRLLFVNPGPPPNRLSTTDERTITIENMQAVDGEPGNVRTFVESNVDGRTATTRDLRFDPDYNVFTGQPMVVTGQEAYRVAGSRPIPMASQTLLRDDRIRITLLRGDVDAGGSSVSLTAETTSAATGTVVVTGSQDGRNDIELRLQPPAGVDAAEWAATTGTRLESSNDRVLDVAATGGNVVVTLDGTRRYRLRTAVVTLRDGDDGGNANGDPDPAYVTTVLGQSRVVPPDTELPVVVEVRDRHNNPVGGATVDFTVTNGGSVVGPSTISTNAAGRAEVVFTGPDPNTEYTVTATILDGSETYESASYEIQVTQGPRGGGPENNPGKGNQG
- the tbsP gene encoding transcriptional regulator TbsP; this encodes MVSSTVEADVEAVLASATADGDEDLLVVNPSIETIEAIVSAGMDGETTDIPDVRLLVEERTIKDATDGFLLASKAAALVDRRILTIRTPEVDLSTTLLVSADRVAALVEATDGIGVLSTTDEAFRESVGDAYRARFADAADYRLRTPALDRVRETMDEALGEEPRADFEAMLEAIDGTDLADRLDAVAVALLVAAKHGVLLYDLSKWGEDVGIASKATFSRTKTDLEDHGVIDTEKVPIDVGRPRLRLQLGSDRLRDRSIEGLASAAAELLE
- a CDS encoding archaeosine biosynthesis radical SAM protein RaSEA, with amino-acid sequence MSTPTPEAFEQGRGMDAHNAVMREVRAERDETYDPHEPTRVWIDEDNTPDGVRQSLTIILNTGGCRWARAGGCTMCGYVAESVEGGSVTHEALLDQIDVCLDHERTNADEPSGLVKIYTSGSFLDEREVPAETRAAIAETFADRDRIVVESLPDFVTAEAVSDFTDVGLSTDVAIGLETATDRVRRDCVNKYFEFADFEAACEEVRSVDADADGVSAGVKAYLLLKPPFLAEPEAVDDMIASIRRCAAVEGCHTVSMNPCNVQRYTMVDELFFEGGYRPPWLWSVAHILGETADVDAIVVSDPVGHGSDRGAHNCGECDDRVQTAIKDFDLRQDPSVFEQVDCECERTWEHVMAAETSYNMPLAR
- a CDS encoding enolase-like domain-containing protein encodes the protein MDLYEAVADLPVTIENERRTRHRADTTSGFERVTTEIALSGRGETGRGEDVTYETADHEAFADAPAVGIEGEWTVDSLSDRLAEIDLFETKPPEREGFRAYRRWAYESAALDLALRQADADLASVLDRALDPARFVVSTRLGDPPSADRVARLLETDPDLEFKLDPTPDWTADLVETLVETDAVRVLDLKGWYEGTDVDVPADPELYDRVLEAFPAAVVEDAAFTDDTHDRLAGAAERLSFDYPVTDLESLRSLPVDPGWCNVKPSRFGSIRSLFETVEYCRGNGIRCYGGGQFELGVGRGQIQVLASLLYPDGPNDVAPRAFNDPDASPPYPTSPIAIDDLEGFRRQR
- a CDS encoding DUF2150 family protein, whose protein sequence is MTEDADEAVETFYSEERWQNWISRIEEEELDPESEDSARLLINLQDDAAIAVAKVLSAYEDGRIDEDRALEELEDVRGIVLTEVDFDDEDKTMLIDGVQTSLVPVFYAAEEYVVGGVVEGDLDEYIGAAADAEADEDLDAALGYVVQAGTRVIDGDRLDIDLVESIEYGLVSEWVNGLDSLQSAIQDPEVVEED
- a CDS encoding zinc ribbon domain-containing protein — translated: MVPHPDTQTGSDASADADDRGCPKCGHDETEVGTISTTGGGLSKMFDIQTNSFTVVSCTDCGYSELYRDATSGASDVVDVFLG